The following coding sequences lie in one bacterium genomic window:
- a CDS encoding DUF2298 domain-containing protein, whose amino-acid sequence MTVFGVVVLPITIKTFQFLPDRGYGFSKPLGLVLIGLVTWLLGFLHFSALTIILAVVLISGFSFWLWMKYKEEILGVLRERKGYVLVVELFFVFLFLLFAFFRMYNSDILGTEKFMDMAFLNAITRSPAFPPYDPWLSGAFSISYYYFGYFLMALLLKLSGTAPAIGFNLSLAMLFALSGISVFTVIYNLTRRLAFAFGGWAFIYMLGNLDGFRQVLTTRSIGNFNWWTPSRVVADTINEFPFFSFLLGDMHPHMLAVPFILIGLGLALNHLLSPDREITIKAPEQLARFSLWGIIIGSLGFLNSWDLPAVFFIAVLSIFFQQYRQRVDWKVYPWKGMGLGIAVMTALMIIPYIPFYISFQSQAKGIAWTTQNTRVNDFLLIFGLFTFMVLTFIMARYHTWFVTILTGPQKVMPEELPMKKFCAQCGSHLREGKFICGKCGYQAAATKQMDMAQPLIRPISELPRWVSAFFRFVLQPLTVLKNKESRQPAWIALGLLVVIGLAVVLKMVFFGAENNPQPIMLGLALFFIFSIGFLLAAKIDKPETVFILVLLLTAGLLVFGCETLHINDTFNPPLDRMNTVFKFFYMTWFLLGLAAVYGVAWTFQFSMRNTNLKVVWLLPMVLLIAASLVYPYASVMIKTNHFSNRATLDGSDYLRRSYPADRAGIEWLRKSVRGNPVVLEATGGEYTDFARVSTFTGLPTVLGWGGHELQWRGNYDEPGKRIPDIDTLYGSEDIELTRTLIEKYNIVFVFVGTLERQKYPGKQLDKFGRFMEKVFEHPGGVVIYRRR is encoded by the coding sequence ATGACTGTTTTTGGAGTTGTGGTTTTACCGATTACCATAAAAACTTTTCAATTTTTACCTGACCGGGGGTATGGTTTTTCCAAGCCGTTGGGCCTGGTGCTTATTGGATTGGTGACGTGGTTGCTGGGGTTTTTACATTTTTCAGCACTGACGATTATTCTGGCAGTGGTGTTGATCTCAGGTTTTTCCTTTTGGCTTTGGATGAAGTATAAGGAAGAAATTTTAGGTGTGTTGCGTGAACGCAAAGGGTATGTTTTGGTCGTGGAGTTGTTTTTTGTTTTTCTCTTTTTGCTCTTTGCCTTTTTTAGAATGTATAATTCGGATATTTTGGGAACAGAAAAATTTATGGACATGGCGTTTTTAAACGCGATCACCCGTTCACCCGCATTCCCGCCGTATGATCCCTGGTTGTCAGGTGCATTCTCGATTAGCTATTATTATTTTGGTTATTTTTTAATGGCACTTTTACTCAAACTCTCAGGCACCGCCCCGGCTATTGGATTCAATCTTTCTTTGGCCATGCTCTTTGCGCTTTCCGGCATCAGTGTCTTTACGGTTATTTATAATCTGACCCGGCGGCTGGCGTTTGCTTTTGGCGGCTGGGCATTTATTTATATGTTGGGGAATTTGGACGGTTTCCGGCAGGTATTGACCACGCGCTCAATTGGAAATTTTAATTGGTGGACACCCTCGCGTGTGGTAGCAGATACAATCAATGAGTTTCCGTTTTTTTCTTTTTTGCTGGGGGATATGCATCCGCATATGCTGGCGGTTCCTTTTATTTTGATCGGACTGGGTCTGGCGCTTAACCACTTACTCTCGCCGGACCGGGAGATCACGATCAAGGCACCGGAGCAGTTGGCCCGTTTTTCACTTTGGGGAATTATCATCGGTTCTTTGGGGTTTTTAAACAGTTGGGATCTTCCGGCGGTCTTTTTCATCGCGGTGCTGTCCATTTTTTTTCAGCAGTATCGCCAGCGTGTCGACTGGAAAGTGTATCCCTGGAAAGGCATGGGGTTGGGCATCGCGGTCATGACGGCATTGATGATTATTCCGTATATTCCGTTTTATATCAGCTTTCAGAGCCAGGCCAAGGGGATTGCCTGGACAACTCAAAATACACGTGTAAATGATTTTCTGCTTATTTTTGGATTATTCACTTTTATGGTGCTGACCTTTATCATGGCGCGTTATCACACCTGGTTTGTGACCATTCTGACCGGTCCGCAAAAAGTTATGCCCGAAGAATTGCCAATGAAAAAATTTTGCGCCCAATGTGGCAGTCATCTGCGGGAAGGTAAATTTATTTGCGGAAAATGCGGCTATCAAGCTGCGGCGACAAAGCAAATGGATATGGCGCAGCCCTTAATCCGGCCGATTAGTGAGCTGCCCCGATGGGTGTCGGCGTTTTTTAGATTTGTGCTCCAACCATTGACCGTTTTGAAAAACAAAGAGAGCCGTCAACCGGCCTGGATAGCCCTGGGATTGCTTGTTGTGATTGGTTTGGCAGTGGTTTTGAAAATGGTTTTTTTTGGCGCCGAAAATAATCCGCAGCCAATTATGTTGGGGCTGGCGCTGTTTTTTATTTTTAGTATTGGTTTTTTGTTGGCCGCCAAGATTGATAAGCCCGAGACGGTTTTTATACTGGTTTTACTTTTGACCGCCGGCCTGTTGGTGTTCGGTTGTGAAACCCTGCATATTAATGATACGTTTAATCCGCCGTTGGACAGGATGAATACGGTGTTTAAATTTTTTTATATGACCTGGTTTTTGTTGGGGCTGGCGGCAGTCTATGGTGTGGCCTGGACATTTCAGTTTTCCATGCGCAACACCAACCTAAAAGTTGTTTGGCTGCTGCCCATGGTACTCTTGATTGCGGCCTCCCTGGTTTATCCGTATGCATCCGTGATGATCAAGACCAATCACTTTTCCAATCGCGCCACCCTGGACGGTTCTGATTATCTGCGCCGGTCCTATCCGGCGGACCGCGCAGGTATTGAGTGGCTGCGCAAAAGCGTACGAGGCAACCCCGTAGTGCTGGAAGCCACCGGCGGGGAATATACCGATTTTGCCCGGGTCTCGACCTTTACCGGTCTGCCCACGGTATTGGGTTGGGGCGGGCATGAGCTGCAATGGCGGGGAAACTATGACGAACCGGGCAAACGTATCCCGGACATTGACACGCTTTATGGATCTGAGGATATTGAATTAACCCGGACCTTAATTGAAAAATATAATATTGTTTTTGTTTTTGTGGGTACCCTGGAGCGCCAAAAATATCCCGGCAAGCAGTTGGATAAGTTCGGGCGCTTTATGGAAAAGGTTTTTGAACACCCCGGCGGTGTCGTGATTTACCGTCGGCGGTAA
- a CDS encoding DUF2723 domain-containing protein, with the protein MSRFTHPGSFGPQGIKEIGLPVTSRTRVLGKLGSASVLDPIFALLALLLPLIISLHLLGTDLLGNDFAEFTLGVSTLGIVQFPGYPLYLMATKLVTWLVPYGSEIWRINFASLIYAALAALLIFLTGRRLYFSSLISLAAALLFFFSPFLWQTALVAHYDTFLVFLITACVYTTLDILNPRSLRNLKLKLTAWAFLCGLTGAQHPALIAWVITALIMGLVIGLPRQRSRSKLYWLVIISALAGACLPYLYLPLRLLSPNALFNPDLVSLPGITPPSESLKALFFWFVSYCSDGAQTLLMIKNFHAAVRQFWETVVGFAMTYPFFPLMVIIFGLLLNLRTALLRQPGTTTSGIDSAGRLTLAILPLCALGGELLLLQEHTHITRLNLSLGCAFWSFIGLEYCYQILGHTDVQLSKIQHRLKPTWFGIMVVLCIPLLAFIQSYSLLKKHIPQAANPDSTLIQTQRFMESLPENAALYFPRAQWQFPFTYVQIHMDIRQDLFFKSFSKSWPDMQLDQNPFFRTLGQTPQQRFLKEITFSREWIRILSRKTRPGTHQFLLTRPMKPKPTLQFLLQSLQVLEAHAPLAYWETPRDKQFLSVFRIRRRANEDRVTDRKPLTKTFIRDFNGKFRLVSAQLHKPVKRIHQFALLKITLTWQKLTPLQDKKILVLFRIVPATGRPESPRAEKAKTVWKEARLLGGNGLRERFHARSILHETYQLPVPKQITPGRYQVQIALQDKQNNEMLPTGDALDKPVYFISACEFWVVDSTSEGVSDANP; encoded by the coding sequence ATGAGCAGATTCACACACCCCGGCTCGTTTGGGCCGCAGGGAATAAAGGAGATCGGTTTGCCTGTTACGTCCCGTACGCGGGTATTAGGAAAACTCGGCAGTGCATCGGTGCTTGATCCAATTTTTGCTTTGTTGGCTCTTTTACTGCCATTGATTATCTCGCTCCATTTACTGGGGACGGATTTACTCGGCAACGATTTTGCCGAATTCACCCTGGGCGTATCCACCCTGGGTATTGTCCAGTTCCCGGGATATCCGCTTTACCTCATGGCAACCAAATTAGTTACCTGGCTGGTTCCCTATGGCTCTGAAATTTGGCGTATTAATTTTGCCAGTTTAATCTATGCCGCTTTGGCCGCACTACTCATCTTTCTGACCGGACGCCGATTGTATTTTTCTTCTCTAATCAGTCTGGCCGCCGCATTGCTGTTCTTTTTTTCTCCCTTCCTCTGGCAAACAGCCCTGGTGGCACACTACGACACCTTTCTTGTTTTCCTGATCACGGCCTGCGTCTATACCACCTTGGATATTCTAAATCCCCGCTCACTGCGCAATCTAAAATTAAAGCTGACCGCCTGGGCTTTTCTCTGTGGATTGACAGGCGCCCAGCATCCCGCTCTGATCGCCTGGGTTATCACCGCACTGATTATGGGATTGGTTATCGGTCTGCCCCGGCAGCGCAGCCGGAGTAAACTCTATTGGCTGGTTATTATAAGTGCACTCGCCGGTGCCTGCCTGCCTTACCTTTATCTTCCCCTGCGGCTACTTTCTCCGAATGCCCTGTTCAATCCGGATTTGGTTTCCCTGCCGGGAATAACCCCGCCCTCGGAATCTTTGAAAGCGCTGTTTTTTTGGTTCGTCAGTTACTGTTCCGATGGTGCACAGACCTTATTGATGATTAAAAATTTCCATGCCGCAGTGCGGCAATTCTGGGAAACCGTGGTTGGCTTTGCGATGACCTATCCGTTTTTTCCTCTGATGGTGATTATTTTCGGGTTGCTGCTCAACCTGCGAACCGCCCTCCTGCGCCAGCCGGGGACTACGACCTCGGGCATTGATTCCGCCGGTCGATTGACCCTGGCCATTCTTCCGCTGTGTGCCCTGGGCGGCGAATTATTGCTTTTACAAGAACATACACATATAACCCGATTAAACCTATCGCTGGGCTGTGCCTTTTGGAGCTTCATTGGTCTGGAGTACTGCTATCAAATTCTTGGTCATACCGACGTGCAGCTTTCAAAGATCCAGCATCGTCTCAAGCCTACCTGGTTTGGAATCATGGTCGTATTGTGCATTCCCTTGCTGGCATTTATCCAAAGTTACAGCTTGTTAAAAAAACATATACCGCAAGCCGCCAACCCGGACAGCACCTTAATCCAGACCCAACGTTTTATGGAATCACTTCCGGAAAACGCAGCCTTGTATTTCCCCAGAGCCCAATGGCAGTTCCCCTTCACCTATGTACAAATTCACATGGATATTCGGCAAGACCTTTTCTTCAAGTCCTTTTCAAAGAGCTGGCCGGATATGCAGCTTGATCAAAATCCTTTTTTTCGGACCCTAGGTCAGACACCGCAGCAACGCTTTTTAAAAGAAATCACTTTCTCCCGCGAGTGGATCCGCATCCTTTCACGCAAAACCCGTCCGGGCACCCACCAATTTCTTCTAACCCGGCCTATGAAACCTAAACCGACCCTGCAATTTCTATTGCAATCCTTGCAAGTTTTAGAGGCACACGCGCCGCTTGCCTACTGGGAGACGCCCCGGGACAAACAGTTTTTATCCGTGTTTCGCATCCGCCGCCGCGCGAACGAGGATCGGGTGACAGACAGAAAACCCCTGACCAAAACGTTTATCCGTGATTTTAACGGTAAATTCAGGCTGGTTTCCGCCCAACTACACAAACCGGTCAAGCGGATACACCAATTTGCGCTGCTGAAAATCACCCTGACCTGGCAAAAATTAACTCCATTGCAGGATAAAAAAATCCTGGTTCTTTTTAGAATTGTTCCGGCAACCGGCCGGCCGGAAAGCCCCCGCGCGGAGAAGGCCAAGACCGTTTGGAAAGAAGCTCGATTATTGGGTGGAAACGGTTTGCGGGAACGCTTTCACGCTCGTTCGATCCTGCATGAGACCTACCAATTGCCTGTCCCAAAACAAATAACCCCCGGACGTTATCAGGTCCAGATCGCACTTCAGGACAAACAAAATAACGAAATGCTGCCAACCGGTGACGCGCTGGATAAACCGGTTTATTTTATTTCCGCATGTGAATTTTGGGTGGTTGATTCCACGTCTGAAGGTGTGTCGGACGCCAATCCATAA
- a CDS encoding adenylate/guanylate cyclase domain-containing protein, with the protein MGSKRDDQSIIRHINLARKERTILFSDIVQSTKFWATHGDVRGRLMLDRHNWLLFPIVKKFRGRIIKTIGDSIFASFKDPRLAIQASIAMQQVLEKERQNNLNFSLKVRIGLHTGKTIVEHNDIYGDTVNIASRIESQGRGSQILFSSATKNQLGETDIPITEKGSFKPKGKSELLEIFQCHWEQAPDLIENLKLPTRLPLIPRQRFSMMIYLLCGLAILLLLGFLYLRFFLGENEALALMMLKPLLLFTDYPLWLILILLLLSGTIYVLYKLKPRTISLRMMQVIKGGFGFFVFFILAYTIFSLIPNTFSPHLHAAQFESKHLFVKTVAEKSVIHRNPDFTSDPLMILGPGNLLLLADIKQVNKIVWNKVLVRREKYGWIPRVLPPQIGVPEKRISLTRRFYFRNLDIYALIIGLAGFFWGWFTFRIRPA; encoded by the coding sequence TTGGGTTCCAAACGGGATGACCAAAGTATTATCCGCCATATCAATCTGGCACGCAAAGAACGTACAATTCTTTTCTCCGATATTGTCCAATCCACCAAGTTCTGGGCCACGCACGGCGATGTTCGCGGGCGGCTTATGCTTGACCGGCATAACTGGCTGCTCTTCCCGATTGTAAAAAAATTCCGCGGGCGCATTATCAAAACCATCGGCGATTCAATCTTCGCCTCATTTAAAGATCCCCGGCTGGCCATCCAGGCATCCATTGCCATGCAGCAAGTCCTGGAAAAAGAACGGCAAAACAATCTCAACTTTTCTTTGAAAGTCAGGATCGGGCTGCATACCGGCAAAACCATTGTTGAACACAATGACATCTATGGCGATACGGTCAATATTGCCTCACGCATCGAGAGCCAAGGCCGGGGCAGCCAAATTTTATTTTCCTCCGCCACCAAAAACCAGCTGGGCGAGACGGATATTCCCATTACTGAAAAAGGTTCTTTTAAACCCAAAGGCAAAAGTGAACTGCTGGAAATTTTCCAGTGTCATTGGGAACAAGCCCCGGATCTGATTGAAAACCTCAAACTGCCTACCCGACTGCCCCTGATTCCCAGGCAGCGTTTCTCCATGATGATTTATTTACTGTGCGGTCTGGCAATCCTTCTGCTGCTCGGGTTCCTTTACTTACGGTTTTTTCTGGGAGAAAACGAAGCCCTCGCGCTAATGATGCTCAAGCCGCTCTTATTATTCACAGACTATCCGTTGTGGTTAATACTGATTCTGTTGCTGCTGAGCGGCACGATTTACGTGCTTTACAAATTAAAGCCCAGGACCATCTCTTTGCGTATGATGCAAGTCATCAAAGGCGGTTTCGGTTTTTTTGTTTTCTTTATCCTTGCGTATACTATTTTCAGTCTTATCCCTAACACATTTTCACCCCATTTACATGCCGCGCAGTTCGAATCCAAGCATCTTTTCGTCAAAACCGTTGCAGAAAAAAGTGTCATCCATCGCAATCCCGATTTCACCTCTGATCCCCTGATGATCCTCGGTCCGGGTAATCTCCTCCTGCTGGCAGATATTAAACAGGTTAACAAAATCGTCTGGAACAAAGTCCTGGTGCGCCGCGAAAAATACGGTTGGATTCCACGTGTCCTGCCCCCCCAAATCGGTGTGCCGGAAAAACGCATCTCCCTGACCCGAAGATTTTATTTTCGCAATCTCGATATTTATGCCTTGATAATCGGGTTGGCCGGTTTTTTCTGGGGTTGGTTCACCTTCCGGATTCGACCCGCATAA
- a CDS encoding TIGR03663 family protein, giving the protein MNCSKCGADNISQNIFCDSCGTKLLKSNKSKPAVPAAVFPAQPVAPVAPGKTVTLPAWLTMETILWAVIFVTAAFLLFFQLGEKPLHHDESLHAFYSWELFKGMGYAYNPMMHGPLLFHFNAVAYYLFGASDYTCRIVPALMGMLTIIMVYFLRPHLGKTAALITAMLITVSPSFTYFGRFIRNDIHIAAFTMIMVYGLFRYLDTRRAKFLYIGAIGLGLSFCTKEVTYITGSIFVTFLFFRWLWEYTTRPNGDNVLVTVLNDLWKDRKPLWISTLIVFGIVFVLYSTVFTHPQGFIDAFTKSLSYWLGQHEVQRGSQPVYFYAGLIPLYETLAFLGTIGALIYYSFIKNQGSRAWHALAYLILVSAWWLFAAHGNETFGLIFSLLLVALGVGMLAYFSFQTKDNFTTFLMLWTLAAFSDYSFAGERMPWLILHPLLPMMLLSGKLLGELWDQFKKQRVWIVVVLALFGSMMLHNTSLVNFYGKGANPAELLVYVQSSQDVPQVVKQLKNMSMRLKGNYEMKITCEDYCSWPFAWYLREFKNVGYPKYTASQPQGSIEENPVIITGVEMAAPGHDDRVAELLAEKYIAQRYKLRVWWAPDSRAFLNDTFGGKVKKAWRLFLYKEPWSGLGSYDMIIYIRKDVAHLYWGNAD; this is encoded by the coding sequence GTGAACTGTTCGAAATGTGGTGCTGACAATATCAGTCAGAATATTTTTTGTGATTCCTGTGGAACCAAGCTGCTGAAATCAAACAAATCCAAACCTGCAGTCCCGGCAGCGGTTTTCCCGGCGCAGCCGGTGGCGCCGGTGGCGCCGGGAAAAACCGTGACGCTTCCTGCCTGGCTAACCATGGAGACGATTCTTTGGGCGGTGATTTTTGTCACGGCGGCCTTTTTACTTTTTTTTCAATTGGGCGAAAAACCGCTTCATCATGATGAGAGTCTGCACGCTTTTTATTCCTGGGAATTGTTTAAAGGTATGGGATACGCTTACAATCCCATGATGCACGGCCCGCTGTTGTTTCATTTTAATGCTGTGGCGTATTATCTGTTCGGTGCATCGGATTATACCTGCCGCATTGTTCCGGCACTGATGGGCATGCTGACCATTATCATGGTTTATTTTTTACGTCCGCATTTGGGAAAGACGGCAGCCCTGATCACAGCTATGTTGATTACGGTTTCGCCCTCATTTACTTATTTTGGACGATTCATTCGCAATGATATCCATATTGCGGCGTTTACCATGATTATGGTTTACGGGCTTTTTCGCTATTTAGATACCCGGCGGGCTAAATTTTTATATATCGGGGCGATTGGCCTGGGTCTTTCTTTTTGTACCAAAGAAGTAACCTACATTACCGGATCGATTTTTGTTACCTTTCTCTTTTTTCGCTGGCTCTGGGAATACACCACCCGGCCCAATGGGGATAATGTGTTGGTGACTGTGCTCAATGATCTTTGGAAGGACCGTAAACCCTTATGGATTTCAACCCTGATTGTATTCGGGATTGTATTTGTGCTCTACAGCACCGTGTTTACCCATCCGCAGGGATTTATTGACGCTTTTACCAAATCACTCTCCTATTGGCTGGGGCAGCACGAGGTCCAGCGGGGGTCACAACCGGTTTATTTTTATGCCGGATTGATTCCGCTCTATGAAACCTTGGCCTTTTTAGGAACGATTGGTGCATTGATTTATTATAGTTTTATTAAAAATCAGGGCAGCCGGGCTTGGCATGCTTTGGCATATTTGATTCTCGTTTCCGCCTGGTGGCTGTTTGCGGCACATGGCAATGAGACCTTTGGTCTGATTTTTTCACTTTTATTGGTGGCACTGGGTGTGGGCATGTTGGCTTACTTTTCGTTCCAGACCAAAGATAATTTTACCACATTTTTAATGCTCTGGACCTTGGCCGCCTTTTCGGATTATTCCTTTGCCGGCGAGCGCATGCCCTGGCTGATTTTGCATCCGCTCTTGCCGATGATGCTTTTAAGCGGAAAACTGCTCGGAGAATTATGGGATCAGTTTAAGAAGCAGCGTGTGTGGATTGTGGTTGTGCTGGCTCTTTTTGGTTCCATGATGTTGCACAATACCTCCCTGGTAAATTTTTACGGCAAGGGCGCCAATCCGGCCGAACTGCTGGTGTATGTGCAGTCCTCGCAGGATGTTCCTCAGGTGGTGAAGCAGTTGAAAAACATGTCCATGCGTCTCAAGGGGAACTATGAGATGAAAATCACCTGTGAGGATTATTGCTCCTGGCCGTTTGCCTGGTATTTGCGGGAATTTAAAAATGTGGGGTATCCGAAGTATACAGCCTCCCAGCCCCAGGGAAGTATTGAGGAAAATCCAGTCATCATTACCGGTGTGGAGATGGCCGCGCCCGGCCATGATGATCGGGTGGCTGAGCTGTTGGCGGAAAAGTATATTGCGCAACGCTATAAACTGCGCGTTTGGTGGGCACCGGATAGCAGAGCATTTTTAAATGATACCTTTGGCGGCAAGGTTAAGAAGGCCTGGCGTTTGTTTCTTTATAAAGAACCCTGGAGCGGGTTGGGGTCGTATGACATGATTATCTATATTCGTAAAGATGTGGCACATCTTTACTGGGGCAATGCGGATTAA
- a CDS encoding SpoIID/LytB domain-containing protein — MLSGSGCRRQPIEAVPAWTKHSLESGPNVRVRLIRKKYFDNAYIDGISDGVILQNAKGEAIPIPKGTHRVYFKMKKNRVVVAFNRHKAAFEKAERYQQVWVRIRNNKIKIFKVHIPSQRFICDYEANILDISIKYGRMAIINHLPMEMYLARVIPEEMDPENFTLEALKAQAVVARTWALKNLKRHNRYGYDYCDGPHCQVYKGRKQVSRRAEQAVKMTLGEVITYNHRLAEAFYHSTCGGNTVYVDEVWANRRIPYLMRVEDRWKPGNRPYCSQSPYAQWRVRLSLRRVERALVKAKIIAKQEKLITASVDFINRSGRVLKVRIKTDEQEVFMTGYQFRRAINREFGRRKMFSDFYRLETDGNQFRAVGNGLGHGVGLCQWGARGMAQHGFGYAEILLHYFNGTQLGGNYGLASDTPSDVESTTQNSHAEIK; from the coding sequence ATGCTGAGCGGGAGTGGTTGTCGCCGTCAGCCGATCGAAGCAGTTCCTGCCTGGACAAAACATTCTTTAGAATCCGGACCGAATGTCCGTGTGCGCCTGATTAGAAAAAAATATTTTGACAATGCCTACATTGACGGGATATCAGATGGTGTAATTTTACAAAATGCCAAAGGCGAGGCGATCCCTATCCCGAAGGGAACCCACCGGGTCTATTTTAAAATGAAAAAAAATCGTGTGGTGGTCGCTTTTAATCGGCACAAAGCGGCATTTGAAAAAGCGGAACGTTATCAACAGGTTTGGGTTCGCATCCGGAACAATAAAATAAAAATATTTAAAGTACATATCCCGTCGCAGCGCTTCATCTGTGACTATGAGGCGAATATATTGGATATTTCCATTAAGTATGGACGGATGGCGATTATTAATCACCTGCCGATGGAGATGTATTTGGCGCGCGTCATTCCCGAAGAGATGGACCCGGAAAATTTTACATTAGAAGCACTCAAGGCGCAGGCGGTGGTCGCCCGGACCTGGGCTTTGAAAAATCTCAAGCGCCATAATCGCTACGGATATGATTATTGCGATGGTCCTCACTGTCAGGTGTATAAAGGCCGCAAGCAGGTTTCCCGCCGGGCAGAGCAGGCTGTCAAGATGACCCTTGGCGAGGTGATCACATACAACCATCGTCTGGCGGAAGCTTTTTATCACAGCACATGCGGGGGGAACACAGTCTATGTCGATGAGGTCTGGGCTAATCGACGTATTCCGTATTTGATGCGGGTGGAGGACCGGTGGAAACCCGGGAACCGTCCTTATTGTTCGCAATCACCTTATGCACAATGGCGTGTGCGTTTGTCGTTGCGCCGGGTGGAGCGGGCTTTGGTAAAAGCGAAGATCATCGCAAAGCAGGAAAAATTGATCACGGCCAGTGTAGATTTTATTAACCGCTCCGGGCGTGTGCTTAAAGTGCGCATTAAAACCGATGAACAAGAAGTGTTCATGACCGGTTATCAGTTTCGCCGTGCCATTAATCGCGAATTCGGACGGCGTAAAATGTTCAGTGATTTTTATCGGCTGGAGACAGACGGCAACCAATTTCGTGCAGTGGGGAATGGCCTGGGGCATGGTGTCGGGCTCTGCCAGTGGGGTGCACGGGGGATGGCGCAGCATGGTTTTGGATATGCAGAAATTTTGTTGCACTATTTTAACGGGACACAGCTTGGCGGCAATTATGGATTGGCGTCCGACACACCTTCAGACGTGGAATCAACCACCCAAAATTCACATGCGGAAATAAAATAA
- a CDS encoding NHL repeat-containing protein, which translates to MRQQEKVAAIVLAVSVVVLGVAIVVGLRSGKSNDGKVVKSNPIEQNTGDHGKKAGQLWDPRGLVVDAKGFVYIVDSSNHRIQKFTDEGVFVAKWGSEGQAEGQFKTPGGIDVGPEGNIYVADTWNHRVLKFDAKGAFLVQWSGEGGFWGPRDVAVDSQGFVYVTDTGNRRIQKFTSQGEFVKMWGKKGNGPDDFDEPFGIKIDGQDRLYICDRLNFRIVVCDTEGKHLASWPVDGWQKEQFYMEPYLAIDDKHDRVYVTDPTKQRVQVFDKSGKFIRHITKDPANEQAFKTPLGVAVNKKTGMVYITDMTANRLYKIQQ; encoded by the coding sequence ATGCGTCAGCAGGAGAAAGTAGCAGCAATTGTTTTGGCCGTGAGTGTTGTGGTACTGGGTGTGGCCATCGTGGTGGGACTGCGTTCAGGTAAAAGCAATGACGGCAAAGTTGTTAAATCCAATCCGATTGAGCAAAATACCGGTGACCATGGGAAAAAAGCGGGTCAGCTCTGGGATCCCCGCGGTCTGGTGGTGGATGCCAAGGGATTTGTTTATATTGTTGACTCAAGTAATCACCGCATCCAGAAATTTACGGATGAGGGTGTGTTTGTTGCCAAGTGGGGCAGTGAGGGTCAGGCAGAGGGTCAGTTTAAAACACCGGGAGGCATTGATGTCGGCCCGGAAGGAAATATCTATGTGGCGGACACATGGAATCATCGTGTTTTAAAGTTTGATGCCAAGGGCGCTTTTTTAGTGCAGTGGTCCGGGGAGGGTGGTTTCTGGGGACCCCGCGATGTTGCGGTTGATTCCCAGGGGTTTGTCTATGTGACGGATACCGGAAACCGCCGGATTCAGAAATTCACTTCTCAGGGTGAATTTGTGAAAATGTGGGGCAAGAAGGGGAACGGGCCGGATGATTTCGACGAACCGTTTGGGATTAAAATTGACGGTCAGGATCGTCTGTATATCTGTGATCGCTTGAATTTCCGGATTGTGGTTTGCGACACCGAAGGGAAACACCTGGCTTCCTGGCCGGTAGACGGTTGGCAGAAAGAACAGTTTTATATGGAACCCTACCTTGCGATTGATGATAAGCATGACCGGGTCTATGTCACTGATCCGACCAAGCAGCGTGTGCAGGTTTTTGATAAATCAGGAAAGTTTATCCGGCATATCACGAAAGATCCGGCGAACGAACAGGCTTTCAAGACGCCGCTGGGTGTGGCAGTGAATAAAAAAACCGGGATGGTTTATATTACGGATATGACCGCAAACCGTTTATACAAAATTCAACAGTAG